A region of the Sphingomonas sp. S2-65 genome:
TCGATCGTCCGACCGTCTAGGCGCGGTGGGGTGCCGGTCTTCAGCCTTCCCATCGGGAGGTCGAGCGCGCGTAGCTGTTCCGCGAGCCGAGTGGCAGCCGCTTCGTCGATGCGCCCGCCGGCCAGCCGCTCTTCTCCGCGGAAGATCCGGCCGCCAAGAAATGTGCCCGTTGCCAATACCACCGCGGGTGCGGCCAGGATGCTCCCGTCCGCCAGCACCACGCCGGCGAGGCGCTCACCGTCGAAGTGCAAGGCCGAAGCCTCGCCTTGTATCAACTTCACGCCAGGCTGACGGGCGAGCATGCCCTGGATGGCGGCGGCATAACGGGTCCGATCGGCCTGCACCCGCGGACCCTGGACGGCGGTGCCCTTGCTCCGGTTCAGCATGCGATAGTGGATTCCCGCCGCATCGGCAGCGCGGGCAATCAGCCCGTCCAGCGCATCGACTTCGCGCACCAGATGCCCCTTGCCGAGCCCACCAATTGCCGGGTTGCACGACATCGCGCCGACCTTGGTAAGATCGAAGCTGAGCAACGCCGTGTGCGCGCCGCGTCGCGCAGACGCGGCAGCGGCCTCGGTGCCGGCATGGCCCCCGCCGATCACGATCACGTCGAATTGCATTGGTGCCCACTACGCCAATCGGCGGGAATCGTCAAAACCGTTCCACGTGGAACAGACCTACTTTCCGATGCAAAAGCGAGAGAACAACGCATCCAGCATCGCTTCCACACCGGCACGGCCAGTGACTGCGTCGAATGCCCGCTGGGCTGCCCGTACTTCCTCCGCGAACAGCAAAGGATCATGTTGCACGGCAGCACGAGTTAGCGCCGCTGCCGCATCAATGCACAGGTCGCGCTGACGACGATTCAGGGCGACCATGTCGGGTGCCGGGACCAAGCTCGCCGCGAGCGCCTCGATGCGGTCCCAAAGAACCGACATACCCTCGCCTGTCACGGCCGACAACGCTAGGTCCTTCCCTCCCGGGTCGCCGCGCTCCGCTTGGTCGGCGCGGGGATGAAGCCACAGCCGGGCAGGATGTTCGGGAGGCGCGTCGTCCCCCAACCACAGCAGGATGTCGGCGGAACGGATGGCCTCCTCGGCGCGCGCGATCCCGATCTGCTCGATCGCATCTCCCGGAGTCTGATTAAGCCCTGCGGTGTCGGTCAGCACATAAGCGAGGCCGTTGCGCGTTACCGGTGCTTCAACACGGTCGCGCGTCGTCCCGGCGATCGACGAAGTGATGGCAGCCTCGCGCCCAACGAGTGCGTTCAGCAGCGTCGACTTGCCGGCATTGGGTGGCCCCGCAAGAACGACGCGTAACCCGTCGCGAAGACGCTCAACCGGAGGTCGTGTGGCAACCATGCCGACATCGCCGCCCAAAGCTCCCGCAAGTGCCTGGAGCGAGGCCAGCGACTCCGCCTCTGCCGCCACATCGTCTTCATCGACATGATCGAGCATCGCTTCCACTTGGGCAGCGATCCGCAGAAGCCGGTCCGTCCAGCCATCGACTTCGCTCCGTACCGCACCCTCGGCGGAACGCAGCGCGACGCGGCGCTGGGTCTCGGTCTCGGCGGCCAGCAAGTCGCCCAGTCCTTCGGCCTCGCTCAAGTCGAGCCGGCCATTGTGCAATGCGCGGCGGGTGAATTCGCCAGCCTCCGCCATGCGCAACCCCGGCATGCCGCCGAGTGCGGCTTCAATTGCGCGGACTACTGCGCGTCCGCCATGGAGATGCAGTTCCGCGAGATCCTCGCCGGTGGCACTCGCCGGGCCGGGGAAACAGAGCACCAGTGCGCGATCCAGCAAGCCTCCGTCGGCGGGATTGCGCAACGCCCTCACGCTTGCGCGGCGCGCCGGCGGCAGGGTCCCTGCCAGGCGTTGCACCGCAGCGAAGGCACCCTCCCCGCTCACGCGAACGACGGCGATCCCGGCGGGCGGTGCGCCGCTGGACAGCGCGAAGATCGTGTCCATCAGCCGGCCTTGTTTCCGCCTTCGAACATCGTCCGCCAGAAGTTCATCCCCGCTTCGCCCATCGGCGTCCAGCTGCGTACCAGCGTCTCGAATGCCTCGGGCGTGCCCTGGGTCTCGATCGCCTGCACCATCAGTTGGACATAGCGGTCGTGCACCGGCGTGAGATCGGGCAGGCCCATTGCGCGCCGCGCCTCCTCGGGGGTGCAATCTACCTCGACATGGATCTTCATGGGCTTTCGTCTCTCCGCTTGAGCACGCCCGATGGCGGCTGCTAGGTCATGGCCATGTATGCGCGCGACCACGCCCTGATCGCAACGCCCATCGGCCTGGTCCGCATCGAGGGGGACGATGCGGTCGTGACCGCGCTGCACATCGGCGCCGAGGGCGCACCCGCGCCGGGTCGCGCTGATGCCGTGCGGACCGCCGCCGAGCAGATCGGCGCATGGTTCGCCGGCGAGCGGCAGGACTTGGCAGTCCCGCTCGCGCCCGCCGCCACATCCCGAGGACAGACGCTGCGCGACGGGTTGATCGCCATCGGCTATGGCGAGACGCTGAGCTATGGCGCGCTGGCGCAGCGGCTGGGATCGAGCGCCCGCGCGATCGGCCAGCTGTGCGCGCGCAATCCGCTCCCCCTGTTCGTGCCGTGTCACCGCGTACTGGGAAGCGGCGGCGTGCTTGGCGCCTATTCGGCCGGCGATGGCCCGGCGACCAAATCCTGGCTGCTCGAGCATGAGCGGCGCATAGCGAGAAAGACCCTATTATGAGCGAGACCAGCATCCAGGCGTCCGACGGAAGCGGCAGCTTCCAGGCCTATGTCGCCGAACCCGAGGGCACGCCGCGCGCCGCGATCGTCGTCATTCAGGAGATCTTCGGCGTGAACCCGGGCATTCGCCAGAAGTGCGACGATTGGGCGGCGCAGGGCTATCTGGCGATCGCGCCCGATCTGTTCTGGCGGGTTCAGCCTGGCGTAGTGCTCGATCCCGATGTCGAACCCGAGTTTCAGCAGGCGCTCCAGCTGATGGGGCAGTTCGACCAGGGCAAGGGCATCGAAGACATCGAAGCGACGATCAAGGCTGCGCGGGCGCAGCTCGGCGGCGGCAAGGTCGGCGTGGTTGGCTTTTGCCTTGGGGGCCGTCTGGCCTTCATGGCGGCGACGCGTACCGACAGCGATGCAAGCGTCGGCTATTACGCCGTCGGCATCGACAACCTGCTGGGTGAGAAGCACGCCATCGCCAAGCCGGTGCTGCTCCACGTCGCGGGCGCGGACCATTTCGTCACTCCGGACATCCAGGCGAAGATGCACGAAGGGCTCGACGACCATCCCAAGGTGACGATCTTCGACTATCCCGGCGAGGATCATGGCTTTGCCGCAGAGATGGGCAAGCGCCGTTCGGAAGCCGCGGCGGAACTGGCAGACACGCGCACCGCCGACTTCTTCGCCGAGCATCTGGGCTGACACGAAAAAGGGGCGGCGGCTCGATGAGCCCCGCCCCTTCCTTTACCTGGGTTCGGATCAGCTGAAGAAGCTGGTGATCCCGACGGTCTCGGGCGTGCCCACCCACCCTTCGTAGATCATCTTGCCCGCGACCAGCACGATCACTGCAAGGCCGATATAGGCGATCCAGCGATGGCGGTCGATCAGCTTGGCGATGAAGTTGGCGGCCAGGCCCATCAGCGCCACCGACAGCAACAGGCCGACGACCAGAATGCCCGGGTGCTCGCGCGCGGCGCCGGCCACGGCGAGGACGTTGTCCAGGCTCATCGACACGTCGGCGACAGCAACCGCCCACGCCGCACCGGCGAAGCTGCGCGCCGACCGGACGCCCGAGCGCTCGTCACCCGCGATCTCCTCGGAGCCATGGCTCTCGCCGGTGTGGCGGATTTCGCGCCAGAATTTCCAGCTGACCCAGAGCAGCAACAGGCCGCCGGCGAAGATGAGACCGACGATCCCCATCAGCCAGCTGACGACCAGGGCAAAGGCGATGCGCAGCACCAGTGCGGCGCCGATGCCGATCAGGATGACCTTCTTGCGCTCGGCCGCGGGAAGCCCGGCCGCCAGCGCCCCGACGACGATCGCATTGTCGCCGGCGAGCACCAGGTCGATCATCAGCACCGAGCCGAAGGCGGCCAATGCCGCCGGCTCGCCGATGTTCGAGAAGTCGGCGACGATATGGTGCCAGATCTCCAGGGGAGACCCGATGCCGCCTGCGGCGGACGCGGCGGCGGAGAGGATGAGATCGATCATGCTATAGCCCTAGCGTGCGTGACAGCGCAGGCAAGGGGTACGCAGGGAGCGGCGTTGGGGTTCCGAAGCCAAGTCGGAACACACGCTGCGCTTGGAAACGCGCGGAACCAGCACGGGAACCCTCAATGTACTTCGTCACCCCGGCCTTGAGCCGGGGTCCCGCTGCCTGCAGCCACCAGAAGAAGCGGGATCCCGGCTCAAGGCCGGGATGACGGTTATTTGGCGGCTTGTTTATATTCTCGGCTGCCCGGTCTTCGCCCGCACCGCAAAGAAAAAGGCCGGGGATGCCCGGCCTCTCCTTACTGGTTCATGCTGTCGAAGAAGTCCTCGTTGGTCTTCGAATCCTTCATCTTGTCGAGCAGGAATTCCATCGCGTCGATGGTGCCCATCTGCATGAGGATGCGGCGCAGCACCCACATCTTGGTGAGCTTGGCCTTGTCGACCAGCAGCTCTTCCTTGCGGGTGCCCGACTTGCCGACGTCGAGCGCCGGGAAGATGCGCTTGTCCGCCACCTTGCGGTCGAGGACGATTTCGGAGTTACCGGTGCCCTTGAACTCTTCGAAGATGACTTCGTCCATGCGGCTGCCGGTGTCGATCAGCGCGGTGGCGATGATCGAGAGCGAACCGCCTTCCTCGATGTTGCGCGCGGCGCCGAAGAAGCGCTTCGGGCGCTGCAGGGCGTTGGCGTCGACACCGCCGGTCAGCACCTTGCCCGAGCTCGGGACGACGGTGTTGTAGGCCCGACCTAGACGCGTGATCGAGTCGAGCAGGATCACCACGTCCTTCTTGTGCTCGACCAGGCGCTTGGCCTTTTCGATCACCATTTCAGACACTTGCACGTGACGCTGCGCGGGCTCGTCAAAGGTCGAGGAAATGACCTCACCCTTCACGCTGCGCTGCATGTCGGTGACTTCTTCCGGGCGCTCGTCGATCAGCAGCACGATCAGGAACACTTCGGGATGGTTGTCGGTGATCGCCTTGGCGATGTTCTGGAGCAGAACCGTCTTACCGACGCGCGGCGGCGCGACGATCAGCGCGCGCTGGCCCTTGCCCTGCGGCGCGACGATGTCGATCACCCGCGCCGACTTGTCCTTGATCGTCGGGTCGAGCAAGTCGAGCGTCAGCTTCTGCTCGGGGTACAGCGGAGTCAGATTGTCGAAATTGACGCGGTGGCGGACTGCGTCGGGATCGTCGAAATTGACCGACACGAGCCGGACCAATGCGAAGTAGCGTTCGCCGTCCTTGGGCCCGCGGATTTCGCCTTCCACCGTGTCGCCGGTGCGCAGGCCGAACTTACGAACCTGGTTGGGGCTGACATAGATATCGTCAGGCCCGGCAAGGTAATTCGCCTGCGGGCTGCGCAGGAAGCCGAAGCCGTCGGGCAGCACTTCGATCGTGCCCTCGCCCATGATCTGCTCGCCATTTTCGGCCTGGGCCTTGAGGATGGCGAAGAGCAGGTCCTGCTTGCGCAGCGTGGACGCGCTCTCGACGCCGAGTTCCTCGGCCATGCTGACCAGTTCGGCGGGGGGAGTTTTCTTGAGGTCCTTGAGGTGCATGCGGAGTCCGGGTGCTGGGAAGCTTGGGGAGAGCGTCGTTCGGCGAGATGCGCGCGAGTATCGATGCTTGGAGGAAGGATGTCCGGCGGAACACCGGGACACTCCGCCGAATTAGGTGGCGCCCTCCTCCAAGTCAACCGCGATCACGGCAAGAAAAGCAGCTTTCGACCCCCGCCCCACGCAACTTCGTTAGAACGGCTTCACCACCGCGAGCACGACGATCAGCACCGCGGCAAGCGCCGGCACTTCGTTGAGCAGCCGCAACCGGCGGGTGGGAAGCGTCCCCTGCCCTGCCGCCAGCTTCTTCGCATAGCCGACCGCCCAGCCATGATAGCCGCTGAGCAGCACGACGAGGAGCAGCTTGGCATGCAGCCAGCCGATCCCCGGCTGGCCGTCGAACAGCCCGACATTGGCGGCAAGCGTCAGCCCGAGAAGCCAGACGATGATCATGGAGGGCGTGAGGATCATCCGCCGCAGCATCGCCTCCCGCTTCACCCAGTCGGCCGCCTGGGGCGTGCCCAGCGCCTCCTGGTGGTGCACCAGATAGCGCGGCAGCAGGAACAGCCCGGCCATCCAGAAGATCACGAAGATGATGTGGAACGCCTTCACCCACAGATAGGCGTTGCCCAGGAACCCGGTCATGCCACTGTCCCCCGTACCCGCGCCAATAACCGTTCGACATGGGCGATCGGCGTGTCCGGCAGGATGCCGTGACCCAGATTGAAGATGTGCGGCCGGTTCGCGAACGCGGCGAGAATGCGATCGACCGCCGCATCCAGCGTCGCGCCGCCGGCAATCAGCGCCAACGGATCGAGATTACCTTGCACCGGCAGCCCTTCGGGCAGCGCGGCATCGGCCCAGACCGGGTCCACGGTCTCGTCTACGCCGATCGCATCCGCACCGACTTCGCGGGCATAAGCCGGCAGCTTGCCGCCTGCGCCCTTCGGAAAGCCGATCACCGGCACGCCGGGCGCGCGTTCGTGGAGCGCAGTGATGATCCGCGCGGTCGGGGCGATCACCCAGCGTTCGAACTGCGCGGGGCTCAGGCTGCCCGACCAGCTGTCGAACAGCTGCACGGCCTCGACGCCCGCGTCGATCTGGCCGAGCAGATACTCGATCGTGCAATCGGCGATGCGGTCGACCAGCGCCTGCATCAGCCCCGGATCGCCATAAGCCAGCCGGCGTGCCTCGGCCTGTTCGCGGCTACCCTGCCCGTTGATCATGTAGGTCGCGACCGTCCAGGGACTGCCCGCAAAGCCCAGAAACGCCGTCTCGGGTGGCAGGAGTGCCGCCACGCGCCGAACGGTGCCGTAGACCGGCTCCAGTGCCTCCGGCCGGGCTGTTAGCCCGTCGAGCACGTCGCGCGCCTGCACCTTGGGTGCCAGCCGTGGGCCCTCGCCGGTTTCGAACCACAGATCCTGGCCCAGCGCCATCGGCACGATCAGGATGTCGGAGAACAGGATCGCCCCATCCATGCCGAAGCGGCGGATCGGCTGCAACGTGATCTCCGCCGCGGCATCGCTGTCCATGGCGAGTGCCAGAAATCCGCCTTTTTCCGCCCTGAGCGCGCGATATTCGGGAAGGTAGCGCCCCGCCTGGCGCATCAGCCAGATCGGCGGGACCGATTGGCGCTGGCCGTAGAGGGTGGCGAGAAGCGGCTTGGGAGAAGCGTACATGCGATCCCCTCTGCACCGTCCGGCCGGTGCGTCAAAGGGCAATCTGCCGGCGCGATTCCGCTACCTGGCGTGAGGCTCCGGGCGAAGAACCAATATCTATAAAGAAGAGAATCTAGGGTTGTTGGAGTTAGTAGGCGCGTGGATGCCGGTGATTGCGATTCCGCCCATGGCTTTCCCACAGTTTGACTCTCGCCGGAGTGCGATTCCGGCGGGATTCGGTGCAACGCTCCCCGCTTTCCACAGGCTGTGGACGGGAACGGTGGGCTGGGGACGCGGTTGTGGAAGAATCACCTGCCGAGTCCTCGGATCCGCGTGCTTGGCCGCTGCCTGAGGTTGCGCTAGCGTTTGTCCGCCATGTTATCCACAGATCGATCCACCTAGATGCGGCTGCACCTCCATTTGCTGTCGGATTCCACCGGCGAGACGCTGGAAAACATCGCGAAGGCGGCGCTCGCCCAGTTCGACGATGTCGAGACGCTGCGGCATTTCTGGCCGATGGTGCGCTCCGAAGCGCATCTCGAGCGCATCCTCCAGGAGATCGCGCAGAACCCCGGGCTGGTGATCTTCACCTTGGTGAACAGCGGCGTACGCCGCACGCTCGAAACCCGCTGCCGCGCATTGGGTCTGCCGGCGATCGCCCCGCTCGATCCGGTCAGCCATGCGCTGTCGAGCCTGCTCGGCCAGGAAGCGAAGGCGCGGCCGGGCCGCCAGCACAGCCTGGACGCCGCCTATTTCGCGCGCGTCGATGCGATCCAGTTCACCATGGCGCATGATGACGGCATCGGCGCAGAGGATTGGGAGGAATGCGACATCGTCCTCGCCGGGGTGTCGCGCTCGTCCAAGACGCCGACCTCGATCTACCTGGCCAATCGCGGGTACAAGACCGCAAACATCCCGATCGTGGTGGAATCGCCGCCTCCGCGCGAGCTGTTCGGCCTCAAGCATCCGCTCGTCGTCGGGCTCACCACCAGCGCCGATCGGCTGGTGCAGATCCGCCGCAACCGGTTGCTGTCGCTCAACCAGAGCCCGGAGACCGACTATGTCGATCAGGATTCGGTGCAGCGCGAGATCGCCTTTGCCCGGCGGATGTTCGCCGACAATGGCTGGCCGGTGATCGACGTCACTCGGCGTTCGATCGAGGAGACCGCGGCGGCGATCATCCAGCTATGCAACCAGCGCGCGCTCCAGGAGCGTGAGGCATGACGACGTTGGTGCTCGCCTCGCAAAGCGCGTCGCGCCGGGCGATGCTCGACGCCGCCGGGGTGCCGCACGAGGCAGTCGCTGCGCAGGTGGACGAGGCCACCGCGAAGGAGTCGCTGGTCGCCGCGGGCACCAGTCCGCGCGACCTGGCCGATGCGCTCGCCGAACTGAAGGCGCTCAAGGTGTCGCGGCTGGTGCCGCAGGCGCTGGTGCTTGGCGGCGACTCGGTCGTCGCGTTGGACGACGGTACCCTGCTCGACAAGCCGGTGAGCCGCGAGGATGCCGCCGAGCATCTCCGTCG
Encoded here:
- the mnmE gene encoding tRNA uridine-5-carboxymethylaminomethyl(34) synthesis GTPase MnmE, which codes for MDTIFALSSGAPPAGIAVVRVSGEGAFAAVQRLAGTLPPARRASVRALRNPADGGLLDRALVLCFPGPASATGEDLAELHLHGGRAVVRAIEAALGGMPGLRMAEAGEFTRRALHNGRLDLSEAEGLGDLLAAETETQRRVALRSAEGAVRSEVDGWTDRLLRIAAQVEAMLDHVDEDDVAAEAESLASLQALAGALGGDVGMVATRPPVERLRDGLRVVLAGPPNAGKSTLLNALVGREAAITSSIAGTTRDRVEAPVTRNGLAYVLTDTAGLNQTPGDAIEQIGIARAEEAIRSADILLWLGDDAPPEHPARLWLHPRADQAERGDPGGKDLALSAVTGEGMSVLWDRIEALAASLVPAPDMVALNRRQRDLCIDAAAALTRAAVQHDPLLFAEEVRAAQRAFDAVTGRAGVEAMLDALFSRFCIGK
- a CDS encoding DUF6489 family protein; this encodes MKIHVEVDCTPEEARRAMGLPDLTPVHDRYVQLMVQAIETQGTPEAFETLVRSWTPMGEAGMNFWRTMFEGGNKAG
- a CDS encoding methylated-DNA--[protein]-cysteine S-methyltransferase, translating into MYARDHALIATPIGLVRIEGDDAVVTALHIGAEGAPAPGRADAVRTAAEQIGAWFAGERQDLAVPLAPAATSRGQTLRDGLIAIGYGETLSYGALAQRLGSSARAIGQLCARNPLPLFVPCHRVLGSGGVLGAYSAGDGPATKSWLLEHERRIARKTLL
- a CDS encoding dienelactone hydrolase family protein, which encodes MSETSIQASDGSGSFQAYVAEPEGTPRAAIVVIQEIFGVNPGIRQKCDDWAAQGYLAIAPDLFWRVQPGVVLDPDVEPEFQQALQLMGQFDQGKGIEDIEATIKAARAQLGGGKVGVVGFCLGGRLAFMAATRTDSDASVGYYAVGIDNLLGEKHAIAKPVLLHVAGADHFVTPDIQAKMHEGLDDHPKVTIFDYPGEDHGFAAEMGKRRSEAAAELADTRTADFFAEHLG
- a CDS encoding YjbE family putative metal transport protein (Members of this highly hydrophobic protein family,regularly are found preceded by the yybP-ykoY manganese riboswitch (see RF00080). A metal cation transport function is proposed.), with protein sequence MIDLILSAAASAAGGIGSPLEIWHHIVADFSNIGEPAALAAFGSVLMIDLVLAGDNAIVVGALAAGLPAAERKKVILIGIGAALVLRIAFALVVSWLMGIVGLIFAGGLLLLWVSWKFWREIRHTGESHGSEEIAGDERSGVRSARSFAGAAWAVAVADVSMSLDNVLAVAGAAREHPGILVVGLLLSVALMGLAANFIAKLIDRHRWIAYIGLAVIVLVAGKMIYEGWVGTPETVGITSFFS
- the rho gene encoding transcription termination factor Rho, whose amino-acid sequence is MHLKDLKKTPPAELVSMAEELGVESASTLRKQDLLFAILKAQAENGEQIMGEGTIEVLPDGFGFLRSPQANYLAGPDDIYVSPNQVRKFGLRTGDTVEGEIRGPKDGERYFALVRLVSVNFDDPDAVRHRVNFDNLTPLYPEQKLTLDLLDPTIKDKSARVIDIVAPQGKGQRALIVAPPRVGKTVLLQNIAKAITDNHPEVFLIVLLIDERPEEVTDMQRSVKGEVISSTFDEPAQRHVQVSEMVIEKAKRLVEHKKDVVILLDSITRLGRAYNTVVPSSGKVLTGGVDANALQRPKRFFGAARNIEEGGSLSIIATALIDTGSRMDEVIFEEFKGTGNSEIVLDRKVADKRIFPALDVGKSGTRKEELLVDKAKLTKMWVLRRILMQMGTIDAMEFLLDKMKDSKTNEDFFDSMNQ
- a CDS encoding CopD family protein, producing the protein MTGFLGNAYLWVKAFHIIFVIFWMAGLFLLPRYLVHHQEALGTPQAADWVKREAMLRRMILTPSMIIVWLLGLTLAANVGLFDGQPGIGWLHAKLLLVVLLSGYHGWAVGYAKKLAAGQGTLPTRRLRLLNEVPALAAVLIVVLAVVKPF
- the hemE gene encoding uroporphyrinogen decarboxylase, yielding MYASPKPLLATLYGQRQSVPPIWLMRQAGRYLPEYRALRAEKGGFLALAMDSDAAAEITLQPIRRFGMDGAILFSDILIVPMALGQDLWFETGEGPRLAPKVQARDVLDGLTARPEALEPVYGTVRRVAALLPPETAFLGFAGSPWTVATYMINGQGSREQAEARRLAYGDPGLMQALVDRIADCTIEYLLGQIDAGVEAVQLFDSWSGSLSPAQFERWVIAPTARIITALHERAPGVPVIGFPKGAGGKLPAYAREVGADAIGVDETVDPVWADAALPEGLPVQGNLDPLALIAGGATLDAAVDRILAAFANRPHIFNLGHGILPDTPIAHVERLLARVRGTVA
- a CDS encoding pyruvate, water dikinase regulatory protein, which translates into the protein MRLHLHLLSDSTGETLENIAKAALAQFDDVETLRHFWPMVRSEAHLERILQEIAQNPGLVIFTLVNSGVRRTLETRCRALGLPAIAPLDPVSHALSSLLGQEAKARPGRQHSLDAAYFARVDAIQFTMAHDDGIGAEDWEECDIVLAGVSRSSKTPTSIYLANRGYKTANIPIVVESPPPRELFGLKHPLVVGLTTSADRLVQIRRNRLLSLNQSPETDYVDQDSVQREIAFARRMFADNGWPVIDVTRRSIEETAAAIIQLCNQRALQEREA
- a CDS encoding Maf family protein translates to MTTLVLASQSASRRAMLDAAGVPHEAVAAQVDEATAKESLVAAGTSPRDLADALAELKALKVSRLVPQALVLGGDSVVALDDGTLLDKPVSREDAAEHLRRMSGRHHDLYSAAVIAEDIRAVWRHVDRARMHVRTLSEAFIQRYLDAEWPAIAGCVGCYRMEGPGVQLVARVEGSHFTILGMPMLPLLDYLRTRGVLTS